CTAAGCGGCAGTTGTACACAAGACTATGGCAGTTTTACCATTATGCCCATTACTGGTGGGCTAAAAACCAAAGCGGATGACTATATGACTCCTTATTCACACGAACAGGAAGTTTCGACTGCAAATTATTATCGTATAAAACTGGATCATTATCAGGTAACTGCCGAATTTACAGCCCTTGCCAGAAGTAGCATGATGCAGTTTACGATGAACAAAGCAGATAGTCTATATATTCTGGTTACCCCAAATAGCGATAAGCGCAAAGGTTATGTTAAGGTAGACCAGCAAAGACAGGAGATTGTTGGCTATAATCCTGCTCATCGTATCTATCAGGGACTTGGTAAACCAGCAGGCTTTAGCGGCTATTTTGTAATCCGGGTAGAGAAAGCATTTACCGCAAAAGGTACATTTAGCGAAGAGAAGGTTTACCTGACGGATAGTATAATGAACCAAAAGGATCTGGGTGCATTTATTGGTTTTAATCTAAAGTCGGGTGAGCAGATCAAACTACGCATTGGAACTTCTTTTACAAGTATCGCGCAGGCACGTAAAAATCTGGATGCTGAAATTCCTGCCTGGAATTTTGAAGTCGTAAAAAAACAGGCTGAAGGAATTTGGGAGAAAGCATTGCAAAAAATAAGCGTCCAGGGAAAGGACGCAAAGCAAAAGCGAATTTTTTATACAGCCTTATATCATAGTATGCAGCATCCGCGTCTTTTTAACGATGTTGATGGTACTTATCCCAAATTTGCGCACCAATATGAAAACGCAAAGCTGGAACAGGGTAATTATTACGATGATTTCTCTATGTGGGACATTTACCGTGCTCAGCTGCCTTTATTAGAAATTATTCAACCAAAACTGGTAAACAGCATGGTTAATTCCATTGTATTAAAAGGCCAGCAAGGTAAATGGTTGCCTATATTCCCTTGTTGGAATAGTTATACCGGAGCTATGATTGGCGACCATGCTACGGCTTTTATTGCTTCTGCTTATCTTAAAGGAATTAAAAATTATGATGTAAATGCAGCATATAGCCTCATGCGTCAGAATGCTTTTGATTCACCATCGCAGACGGATTATGTTGATGGTAAAGGAAGGCGTGCCTTGCCATCATATTTAAAATATGGTTATGTGCCTCTTGAAGATCCTGTGTTGGAGGCATTTCATAAAGGAGAACAAGTGTCCCGGACGTTGGAATATGCTTTTGATGACTATGCATTAGCCTGTGTTGCCAAAGATTTAAATAAAACGGCTGACTATAATGCATTGATTAAGCGGGCGCAGAACTATAAAAATGTATTTGACCCTGCACTTGGTTTCATGAATGGGAAATCTGAAAAAGGGACTTGGTATACACCTTTTGATGCGGATAAAAAGCTTTCTTTCATTACAGAAGGTACGTCGCGCCAATATTCATTGTACGTGCCACAAGATGTACCTGGTTTGGCAAAATTAATGGGTGGCACAAAGCAGTTGGAAACAGCTTTGGATAATCTGTTTAGCAAAGGAGAATATTGGCATGGAAATGAACCGGGACATCAAATCCCTTTTATGTACAACTATACGTCTTCTCCATGGAAAACGCAACGGGAAGTTAGGCGTATCTTATTTGAGGAATATACTGAAGGACCTGGAGGATTGAGTGGAAATGATGATACTGGTCAGATGTCGGCCTGGTATGTATTTGGTGCTGTCGGTTTATACCCTGTTGATCCGGTATCTGGACAGTATATTTTAAGTGCACCTCTGTTTGATAATATTCGAATCAATCTGGGCGGAAATAAAGCGCTGGAAATTGCGACCTATAACAACAGCCCAGAAAACAAATACATTAGTAAAGTGAAGCTAAATGGACAGAGCTATACCAAAGGCTATATTGCTCATAAAGAATTGATGAAAGGTGGAAAACTAGAAATTTATCTTCAAAATATTCCAAATAAAGATTGGGCTTCAAAGGCTGTCGACAGACCTTCCGGGATTAGTGCTTATTAACAAGAAATCTTATTTTTTTCAGATTTTTGGCGGGGCTTTTTCTGCCCGGATAGTACACCTTACTATGGTTTTACTGCTCCTCGTCTACGCATG
This is a stretch of genomic DNA from Candidatus Pedobacter colombiensis. It encodes these proteins:
- a CDS encoding GH92 family glycosyl hydrolase, with amino-acid sequence MQYKSIYRSTCLLLSTFTIVIWGAAALKAQSPGVLPYVQPMVGTSNSTTIAALKHGEGTEQLANTIPAVGVPFGMTQWTPQTQRTEQKCLAPYYYKDSKLSGFRGTHWLSGSCTQDYGSFTIMPITGGLKTKADDYMTPYSHEQEVSTANYYRIKLDHYQVTAEFTALARSSMMQFTMNKADSLYILVTPNSDKRKGYVKVDQQRQEIVGYNPAHRIYQGLGKPAGFSGYFVIRVEKAFTAKGTFSEEKVYLTDSIMNQKDLGAFIGFNLKSGEQIKLRIGTSFTSIAQARKNLDAEIPAWNFEVVKKQAEGIWEKALQKISVQGKDAKQKRIFYTALYHSMQHPRLFNDVDGTYPKFAHQYENAKLEQGNYYDDFSMWDIYRAQLPLLEIIQPKLVNSMVNSIVLKGQQGKWLPIFPCWNSYTGAMIGDHATAFIASAYLKGIKNYDVNAAYSLMRQNAFDSPSQTDYVDGKGRRALPSYLKYGYVPLEDPVLEAFHKGEQVSRTLEYAFDDYALACVAKDLNKTADYNALIKRAQNYKNVFDPALGFMNGKSEKGTWYTPFDADKKLSFITEGTSRQYSLYVPQDVPGLAKLMGGTKQLETALDNLFSKGEYWHGNEPGHQIPFMYNYTSSPWKTQREVRRILFEEYTEGPGGLSGNDDTGQMSAWYVFGAVGLYPVDPVSGQYILSAPLFDNIRINLGGNKALEIATYNNSPENKYISKVKLNGQSYTKGYIAHKELMKGGKLEIYLQNIPNKDWASKAVDRPSGISAY